The following are encoded together in the Coffea arabica cultivar ET-39 chromosome 1c, Coffea Arabica ET-39 HiFi, whole genome shotgun sequence genome:
- the LOC140004211 gene encoding chromatin modification-related protein EAF1 B-like isoform X3 — translation MHGCSSASALIVHAEVDSMGGVVEGGVDVGVGTKTSPRRIAIEKVQAELRQEYDVREERRRELEFLEKGGNPLDFNCGKAASVSVQSTSQTDQQPELFVTSEAKGSFAFTASPHGDSVESSGRPRAHSTCEPNSADNLMLFDGENDFIEGDRVAAQPNRTNVVSTEHLSQRDGNSNAKELGDSAAFSLPRKAYKRRTRPSRDGARSSSTDAVLARGSHGSSLPLRHGLRETKVLVSDSENQKEEKVSANSDSKPTSSNGVKVCKSAPSEGQVDMELDCVKAVESVTNLIKGDALDAVVSSNASENIQNDQVNQQSVLDAQKSVSKVAFEETGSFKGKEEAVDMGLECQPHVPVMQPENQSSSGQVNGFSSIKGDDKRNDDHNNSASLGTKVLDSESSCTQTSLSLDGNNDTEMCTNVTIIDSNGIVKEQTSVVEGKPIIDGGQLVEEKTEIKADDSFTFVNDECNSAQQCHKENGYIEKAQEEITEGISDLQNEEKNRSGNEVRDHIVESTEADGCTGLGSGTEKRIIVLFGVNSDPKNENGCSVIPQGSADSSIPKVPEAASPGRVSIAASEGHTSSDVNFTATKADEDSILEEARIIEAKRNRISELSMTNLPMENRRKTQWDFVLEEMSWLANDFAQERIWKKAAAAQLCHQVAYMSRLRFHEQNNSWELKKVAHILARAVTEFWQSVQEEKKVQELQCSRKDCSLALQEYAVRFLKYTSSDVPHSQAEAPMTPDRISDVGITDISWEDHLTEENLFYTVLPGATETYIRSIASHVVKYEKTGSSIQEEVETSAYDAMADADFGSQDNAYEEDEGETSTYDTSAAFEGSKALRFAQKKWKSSNKAYNSRAFEVVADSPFMQCMENKAVNQQPVLMGKRPAGSLNVSFPTKRVRTNNRQRVLSPFSAGTSGCVQMTTKTDGSSGDTNSFQDDQSTLHGGSHLQNNMEVESVGDFEKQLPFDSTEISTKNKKKKKPKHLGSAYEHRWPLDSNFQNEQREHSKKRSESLQLESNGLFGQHIVKKPKMMRPSLDNSFDSGAPIGGSAPSPVASQISNQNKLMKMFSNRDRGRKNKCLKTPASQSGSGSQWSLFEEQALVVLVHDLGPNWELVSDAINSTLQFKCIFRNPKECKERHKMLMDRTGDGADSAEDSGSSQPYNSTLPGIPKGSARQLFQRLQGPMEEDTLRCHFEKIIMIGQKLHPRRKQNDIQDPKQLQPPHGSHILALSQFCPNYPSGESIPTPLDLCDATTPNSDIVPLGYQGPHTTGLAMANQGSMAPMLNTCAANSSGPGSSNMIIGNNFSSSPGPINASVRDARYAVPRSASLSAEEQQRMQQYNQMFSGRNIPQPNLSSPGALPGNDRGVRMLPGGNAVGINAGINRGMPIARPGFQGIASSSMLNSGNMIPSGMVAMPCPVNMHTGVGSAQGSSTRPRDAVHMMRPNQNQDSQRQMMGPEFQMQVSQGNNQGIPTFGALSPSFPNQTASPPVSSYTVHHQQPHGMSPQQPHVINPHHPHLPGTNHASSPQQQAYAMRLAKERHLQQQRIMQQQQQQFASSNSMMPHVQPQTQLPISSPPPNNSQIQSQTPSPPVSLSPVTPASPMTSLPQHQQKHQLLPHASARNAQAAGSGHTNQVSKQRQRQPQQQQFQQTGRHHPQQRQQTQSQQQAKVSKGGRGNMMMHQNIAIEPPLLNGISTNPANQSVEKGEQAMHLSQGQALYSASAINPVQSSKPLNLSSNQSHPQQKLYPGQSSTLAKHLQQIPCHSDTINQGHVSPVASGPLSTGHQSVPPHVMSSSNHQRSQVQTNQKLVNQNQPSAQRVLQQNRHVNSDPSTKLQGREAQPDQLSTANSSHMGVATKMPLTSTDAANITQVFSPPSTPQWRASEPLYDTGTSSPAINLGSIGTPPTNSAGNETSSQVGQPGLGLRQSSGNMPLIGQDVSSQWQQQGSQLQEPPSPISKQQQHQHQLQSQQQLPHLHHSQQQTQLVGNSNSLYVRPTDSRLE, via the exons ATGCATGGATGCAGTTCGGCATCTGCTTTAATAGTCCATGCTGAGGTTGATTCGATGGGAGGCGTTGTTGAAGGCGGAGTTGATGTTGGTGTTGGGACCAAGACTTCTCCGCGACGTATAGCCATTGAGAAGGTTCAAGCGGAGCTCAG GCAGGAGTATGATGTTCGAGAGGAAAGGAGGAGGGAGTTGGAATTTCTTGAGAAA GGCGGCAATCCTTTAGATTTCAACTGTGGTAAAGCAGCTTCAGTTAGTGTCCAGTCCACTTCTCAGACCGATCAACAGCCTGAACTCTTTGTGACCAG CGAAGCCAAAGGCAGTTTTGCATTTACTGCTTCGCCTCATGGAGATTCAGTTGAAAGCAGTGGGAGGCCCAGAGCTCATTCCACTTGTGAACCCAATAGTGCTGATAATCTCATGTTATTTGACGGTGAAAATGATTTTATTGAAGGTGATAGGGTCGCTGCACAGCCCAATAGGACTAATGTTGTCTCAACGGAGCATTTGTCCCAGCGAGATGGAAATTCAAATGCAAAAGAATTAGGGGATTCTGCTGCTTTTAGTCTCCCAAGGAAAGCATATAAACGTCGAACTCGGCCAAGCCGTGATGGTGCTCGATCAAGTTCTACTGATGCAGTTCTTGCTCGTGGCTCTCATGGATCTTCTCTGCCTTTACGCCATGGTTTGAGAGAGACCAAAGTATTGGTATCTGATTCAGAAAACCAGAAGGAAGAAAAGGTTTCTGCAAACAGTGATTCAAAGCCTACTAGTTCAAATGGTGTTAAGGTTTGCAAGAGTGCACCCTCTGAAGGTCAGGTGGATATGGAGTTGGACTGTGTAAAGGCAGTAGAATCAGTTACCAACCTGATTAAGGGTGACGCACTGGATGCTGTTGTCAGTTCTAATGCTTCGGAAAACATTCAGAATGACCAAGTTAATCAACAATCAGTCTTGGATGCTCAAAAATCAGTTTCAAAAGTTGCTTTTGAGGAAACTGGATCTTTCAAGGGAAAAGAAGAGGCAGTTGATATGGGGCTTGAATGTCAGCCTCATGTGCCGGTAATGCAACCTGAGAATCAATCTAGTTCTGGTCAAGTGAATGGATTCAGCAGCATCAAGGGAGATGACAAAAGAAATGATGATCACAACAACAGTGCTTCATTGGGTACAAAAGTTTTAGATTCAGAGTCATCTTGCACCCAAACTAGCCTTAGTTTAGATGGGAATAATGATACTGAAATGTGTACTAATGTAACGATTATTGATTCTAATGGCATTGTTAAAGAGCAAACATCTGTGGTGGAAGGGAAACCAATAATAGACGGCGGTCAACTGGTAGAAGAAAAGACAGAGATTAAAGCAGATGATAGTTTTACTTTCGTAAATGATGAATGTAATTCTGCTCAGCAATGCCACAAGGAGAATGGATATATAGAGAAAGCACAGGAAGAAATAACTGAAGGTATATCTGATTTACAAAATGAGGAGAAAAATCGAAGTGGAAATGAAGTTAGGGATCATATAGTTGAGAGCACAGAAGCAGATGGCTGTACTGGTTTGGGTTCAGGAACAGAGAAGAGAATAATTGTTCTGTTTGGTGTTAACTCAGATCCCAAGAATGAAAATGGTTGCTCTGTAATACCTCAGGGTTCTGCTGATTCCTCCATACCAAAAGTACCTGAGGCTGCTTCACCAGGTAGGGTTTCAATTGCTGCTTCAGAGGGACATACATCTTCTGATGTCAATTTCACGGCAACCAAGGCTGATGAAGACTCAATCTTGGAAGAGGCTAGGATTATAGag GCTAAGCGTAATAGGATTTCTGAGTTATctatgacaaacttgccaatggAGAATCGTAGAAAAACTCAGTGGGATTTTGTATTGGAGGAAATGTCATGGTTGGCCAATGATTTTGCTCAG GAGCGCATTTGGAAGAAAGCTGCTGCTGCGCAATTATGTCACCAAGTTGCGTATATGTCCCGGTTAAGATTTCATGAACAGAATAATAGTTGGGAGCTTAAGAAAGTAGCCCACATCTTAGCAAGAGCTGTCACAGAGTTCTGGCAATCTGTACAG GAGGAAAAGAAAGTGCAGGAGCTGCAATGTTCAAGAAAAGATTGTTCACTTGCTCTACAGGAATATGCAGTGAGATTTCTGAAATATACCAGTTCTGATGTTCCTCATAGTCAAGCTGAAGCTCCCATGACTCCAGATAGGATTTCGGATGTAGGAATCACAGACATTTCGTGGGAGGACCATTTGACAGAA GAGAATTTATTCTATACAGTTCTACCTGGGGCTACAGAAACATATATAAGATCCATTGCATCCCATGTAGTAAAATATGAG AAAACTGGCAGTAGCATACAAGAAGAAGTGGAGACATCAGCATATGATGCCATGGCAG ATGCAGACTTTGGATCTCAGGATAATGCATATGAAGAGGATGAAGGAGAAACAAGCACATATGATACATCAGCAGCCTTTGAAGGTAGCAAAGCATTAAGATTTGCTCAGAAGAAGTGGAAAAGCTCGAACAAGGCATACAATTCAAGAGCATTTGAAGTTGTAGCAGATTCACCATTTATGCAGTGCATGGAAAATAAAGCTGTGAATCAACAACCCGTGCTAATGGGAAAACGTCCTGCTGGCAGCCTTAATGTGTCATTCCCGACAAAACGTGTGCGGACTAATAACAGGCAGAGAGTTTTGAGTCCCTTTAGTGCTGGAACATCAGGATGTGTTCAGATGACAACTAAGACGGATGGATCAAGTGGTGATACCAACTCATTCCAGGATGATCAGAGTACTCTGCATGGTGGATCCCATTTGCAGAATAATATGGAGGTTGAGTCAGTGGGGGACTTTGAAAAGCAATTACCATTTGACTCCACAGAAATATccactaaaaataaaaagaagaagaaaccaaAGCATCTG GGATCTGCATATGAACATAGATGGCCTCTTGACTCCAATTTTCAGAATGAGCAG AGAGAGCATTCCAAGAAGAGATCAGAGAGTCTTCAGCTTGAATCAAATG GTTTGTTTGGACAACACATAGTGAAGAAACCAAAGATGATGAGGCCATCACTTGATAATTCTTTTGACAGTGGTGCCCCAATTGGTGGGTCTGCTCCTTCTCCAGTTGCCTCTCAAATCAGTAACCAAAATAAGTTGATGAAGATGTTTAGTAACCGGGATCGGGGTAggaaaaacaaatgtttgaag ACGCCTGCTAGCCAGTCTGGGTCTGGAAGTCAGTGGAGTCTATTTGAAGAACAG GCCCTTGTTGTCCTCGTACATGATTTGGGTCCTAATTGGGAGCTTGTAAGTGATGCCATAAACAGTACTTTGCAATTTAAG TGCATATTCCGCAATCCTAAAGAATGCAAGGAGCGTCATAAGATGTTAATGGACAGGACTGGGGATGGGGCTGACAGCGCAGAGGATTCAGGGTCTTCTCAACCTTATAATTCCACACTGCCTGGCATTCCTAAA GGAAGTGCCAGACAATTATTTCAGCGTTTGCAGGGGCCAATGGAAGAGGATACCCTCAGATGTCATTTTGAAAAGATCATAATGATTGGGCAGAAGCTCCATCCTCGGAGGAAGCAG AATGATATCCAGGATCCGAAGCAACTGCAGCCACCTCACGGCTCTCATATACTTGCTCTTTCCCAGTTTTGTCCAAATTATCCGAGTGGAGAATCTATTCCCAC ACCTCTCGATCTTTGTGATGCAACAACACCAAACTCTGATATTGTTCCTCTTGGGTACCAAGGCCCACACACCACCGGATTAGCTATGGCAAATCAGGGCTCCATGGCCCCAATGCTTAACACTTGTGCTGCTAATTCATCGGGGCCAGGGTCCTCCAATATGATTATTGGCAATAACTTTTCGTCCTCGCCAGGTCCAATCAATGCTTCTGTTAG GGATGCAAGATATGCTGTTCCTAGGTCAGCATCTTTGTCAGCTGAGGAACAGCAGAGAATGCAACAGTATAATCAGATGTTTTCTGGTAGAAACATTCCGCAGCCAAATTTGTCATCTCCCGGAGCTCTTCCTGGAAATGATCGTGGAGTTCGCATGCTACCTGGTGGCAATGCTGTaggcattaatgctggtattaACCGAGGCATGCCAATTGCGAGGCCTGGATTTCAAGGAATTGCATCATCATCTATGCTTAACTCTGGTAATATGATCCCCTCTGGCATGGTGGCGATGCCCTGTCCTGTTAACATGCACACTGGAGTTGGTTCTGCGCAAGGGAGCTCAACAAGACCTCGCGATGCTGTACATATGATGAGG CCTAACCAGAATCAGGACTCTCAACGGCAAATGATGGGGCCCGAGTTTCAGATGCAAGTGTCACAAGGAAATAACCAGGGAATTCCAACGTTTGGTGCATTGAGTCCCTCTTTTCCAAACCAGACAGCCTCTCCACCTGTCTCATCGTACACAGTCCATCATCAGCAGCCACATGGGATGTCTCCTCAACAGCCACATGTTATTAATCCTCATCATCCCCATCTTCCAGGAACCAATCATGCCAGCAGTCCGCAGCAACAAGCCTATGCCATGCGCTTGGCTAAAGAAAGACATCTACAGCAGCAGCGTATtatgcagcagcagcagcaacagtTTGCATCATCTAACTCTATGATGCCTCATGTACAGCCACAGACCCAACTTCCCATCTCATCTCCACCACCAAATAATTCCCAAATTCAATCACAGACACCTTCTCCACCAGTATCACTCTCTCCCGTGACACCAGCCTCTCCCATGACGTCCTTGCCACAGCACCAGCAGAAGCATCAGCTGCTGCCTCATGCTTCAGCCCGGAATGCTCAAGCTGCAGGCAGTGGTCATACAAATCAGGTCAGCAAGCAAAGGCAGCGCCAGCCGCAGCAGCAACAGTTTCAGCAAACTGGCAGGCATCATCCTCAGCAGCGACAACAAACTCAGTCTCAACAGCAAGCCAAAGTTTCAAAAGGAGGGAGAGGGAACATGATGATGCATCAGAATATTGCGATTGAGCCACCACTACTAAATGGCATTTCTACAAATCCTGCAAACCAATCTGTTGAGAAAGGGGAACAGGCGATGCATTTATCACAAGGTCAGGCATTATATTCTGCGTCTGCAATAAACCCTGTTCAATCAAGCAAACCGTTAAATCTTTCCTCAAACCAGTCCCACCCTCAACAAAAGTTGTATCCTGGCCAATCATCTACTCTGGCAAAGCATCTCCAGCAGATACCATGTCATTCTGATACTATTAATCAAGGTCATGTTTCCCCTGTTGCTTCTGGTCCTTTGTCCACAGGTCATCAGTCAGTTCCACCACATGTCATGTCTTCTTCCAATCACCAACGATCACAGGTACAGACAAATCAAAAGTTGGTGAATCAGAATCAACCATCTGCTCAGAGAGTATTGCAACAGAATCGCCATGTAAATTCTGACCCGTCAACTAAGCTGCAGGGAAGGGAAGCTCAACCTGACCAGCTCTCTACAGCCAACTCATCTCATATGGGTGTTGCCACAAAAATGCCTCTGACATCCACTGATGCAGCTAATATAACTCAGGTTTTCTCTCCTCCCAGTACTCCTCAGTGGAGAGCTTCAGAGCCACTGTATGATACTGGTACATCAAGTCCAGCAATAAATTTGGGTTCCATTGGGACCCCACCAACGAATTCTGCTGGTAATGAGACTTCATCTCAAGTTGGTCAACCAGGATTAGGCCTGAGGCAATCTTCCGGTAACATGCCTCTGATCGGACAGGATGTTAGTTCACAGTGGCAGCAGCAGGGATCGCAGCTGCAAGAACCTCCCTCACCTATATCCAAGCAACAGCAACATCAACATCAACTGCAATCCCAACAGCAGCTGCCACACCTGCATCACTCTCAGCAACAGACACAGCTTGTGGGGAATAGCAATAGCTTATATGTTAGGCCCACCGACTCCAGACTGGAATGA